The following coding sequences are from one Paenibacillus sp. FSL R5-0912 window:
- a CDS encoding YvrJ family protein produces MDSEAFTIFITAINNVGFPIVMIGYLVVRFEKKIDALTNVIHDLLTSINESKEK; encoded by the coding sequence GTGGATAGTGAGGCATTTACTATTTTCATTACTGCAATAAATAATGTTGGCTTTCCAATTGTTATGATTGGATATTTAGTAGTTAGATTTGAAAAAAAGATAGATGCTCTGACTAACGTCATACACGACCTGCTCACTTCAATAAATGAATCAAAGGAGAAATGA
- a CDS encoding helix-turn-helix domain-containing protein, translating into MEKDLYTLVSLAQQGDRGALESILEMFSPLLNKQKRMVGLNDQDDLLQTLRELLIEKTLHFDIEHSPDFSHFKKLKGELNDD; encoded by the coding sequence ATGGAAAAAGATTTATATACCTTAGTCAGTTTGGCCCAGCAAGGAGATCGAGGGGCGTTAGAGAGTATTCTTGAAATGTTCTCCCCCTTACTTAATAAACAAAAGAGGATGGTTGGTTTGAACGACCAAGACGATTTACTTCAGACTTTAAGAGAGCTATTAATAGAAAAAACACTACACTTCGATATCGAACATTCACCTGATTTTTCACATTTCAAAAAATTGAAAGGGGAACTTAATGATGATTAA